From Haliotis asinina isolate JCU_RB_2024 chromosome 8, JCU_Hal_asi_v2, whole genome shotgun sequence, a single genomic window includes:
- the LOC137295298 gene encoding uncharacterized protein — protein MRETTNTVKPIEERMKSLLVSMKIFGLYFNPQQDGKKLETSPNRRISKVILNIFSHRMYCYMVLLLLWFNFVRAVVGLFPLNEGLPLRIIFTFWYLLCTLNVTVLLVSCERLSHLRSFYKHWDSHFKNIATKEIGCAIKCPVEYFNLVTSVAWCVVAVSIAACSIVTLGNSPTLKPITGDFTRPFQEEPWEVSLILILYSFNTGAWVFPVIFVVVISKVIKGQFLRFRAVLSEEIQEAGDHIPACLQSLRCHYSQLCQAVAIINRTFKWILGMSFFLQVLLACFISYQLINGPNEIVTTCIYLYWLGGSFVFIILLTGSSSDVHDAAHSLLEDIFQIGTTNATPEYLGQLNLFVTKLTGTSTGFTAINFFVIKKEFLLTLGGLFITYSFLLLQFKI, from the exons ATGAGAGAAACAACGAACACTGTGAAGCCCATTGAGGAAAGAATGAAATCTCTTCTGGTGTCTATGAAAATCTTTGGATTGTACTTTAACCCACAACAGGATGGCAAAAAATTGGAAACGTCACCGAATAGACGAATTTCAAAAGTCATTCTGAACATTTTCAGTCATCGAATGTATTGTTACATGGTTCTTCTTCTACTCTGGTTCAATTTCGTCCGAGCTGTTGTTGGCCTATTTCCTCTTAATGAGGGTTTACCCTTGAGGATTATTTTCACTTTCTGGTACCTCCTTTGCACACTGAATGTAACAGTCTTGCTTGTTTCATGTGAGCGACTTAGTCACTTGCGATCATTCTACAAACATTGGGATTCTCATTTCAAGAACATTGCGACGAAAGAAATCGGATGTGCAATCAAATGTCCAGTAGAGTATTTCAATCTTGTAACATCAGTAGCATGGTGTGTAGTTGCCGTCAGCATCGCGGCATGTTCTATAGTCACTCTTGGAAACTCACCAACGTTGAAACCTATCACTGGAGATTTCACTCGCCCATTTCAAGAAGAACCGTGGGAGGTCTCGCTCATTCTTATCCTGTATAGTTTCAACACTGGCGCTTGGGTATTTCCTGTAATCTTCGTGGTTGTAATTTCCAAGGTCATCAAGGGCCAGTTTTTAAGATTTAGGGCTGTCCTGTCCGAAGAGATTCAAGAAGCAGGTGACCACATCCCTGCCTGCCTACAATCGCTGAGATGTCATTATTCACAGCTTTGTCAGGCTGTTGCTATCATCAACAGAACCTTCAAGTGGATTCTTGGAATGTCGTTTTTCCTTCAAGTGCTCTTGGCCTGTTTTATTTCCTACCAGTTGATAAATGGTCCAAACGAGATTGTTACAACCTGTATCTATTTGTATTGGCTTGGAGGTTCTTTTGTATTCATAATTTTGCTGACAGGGAGCAGTTCAGATGTCCATGACGCA GCCCATTCTCTGCTGGAGGATATTTTCCAGATTGGGACAACAAACGCAACACCAGAATATCTAGGACAG CTGAACCTCTTTGTCACCAAGTTGACAGGAACCTCAACTGGATTCACGGCCATTAACTTCTTTGTCATCAAGAAGGAGTTCCTTCTGACT CTGGGTGGACTGTTCATCACCTACTCGTTCCTCCTGTTGCAATTCAAGATATAG